A stretch of Sphingorhabdus sp. YGSMI21 DNA encodes these proteins:
- a CDS encoding NUDIX domain-containing protein, translated as MDDREFLENYDPAQYDRPSVTVDLVLMSILNGSPAILLTRRAQQPFAGRWALPGGFLQMHESLDEAARRILLEHTQIADAYVEQLYTFGAPDRDPRMRVLTVAYFALLPAKHFEAALKDNPALTLAEIEVPWPGETGGPVAALDSDCTPLPLAFDHAEILGLAIKRLRGKLDYSPVAFALLPSLFTLRQLQDVHESILGVKLNKPAFRRKMLDRNWISGSGKRETGASFRPAELYYFNQDNERNDHGTDT; from the coding sequence AATTATGATCCTGCGCAATATGATCGCCCGTCGGTGACCGTTGATCTGGTGCTGATGAGCATATTGAATGGTTCTCCGGCGATCCTGCTCACCCGCCGCGCGCAGCAACCCTTCGCAGGTAGATGGGCTTTGCCTGGCGGATTTCTTCAGATGCACGAAAGCCTCGATGAAGCGGCGCGGCGCATCTTGCTGGAACATACGCAGATTGCCGACGCCTATGTTGAACAGCTCTACACTTTCGGCGCACCCGATCGCGATCCCCGCATGCGGGTGTTGACCGTGGCCTATTTTGCCCTGCTGCCAGCGAAGCATTTCGAAGCGGCGCTGAAAGACAATCCCGCGCTCACGCTGGCGGAAATCGAAGTGCCGTGGCCCGGAGAAACGGGCGGGCCGGTCGCCGCGCTAGACAGCGATTGCACGCCCCTGCCGCTGGCGTTCGATCATGCTGAAATATTGGGCCTGGCCATCAAGCGGCTGCGCGGAAAGCTGGACTATTCGCCCGTAGCCTTTGCTTTACTGCCCTCCCTTTTCACATTGCGCCAGTTGCAGGACGTGCACGAATCAATCCTGGGCGTAAAATTGAACAAGCCCGCTTTCCGGCGCAAAATGCTCGATCGAAACTGGATCAGCGGCAGTGGAAAGCGCGAGACCGGTGCCTCGTTCCGGCCGGCAGAATTATATTATTTCAACCAGGACAACGAAAGAAACGATCATGGCACAGATACGTAA
- a CDS encoding SPFH domain-containing protein, whose amino-acid sequence MAQIRNFAFLAQLRSDASHFVIRYRKGSVRQSGKGLVFWFRPETASIAELPMDDREMTIFIKGRSADFQDVNVQGVLNWRIADPEKVAERIDFTISLANGQYIRDPIERIETRLAGLVNQATVQYLAEATVRELLDAGVEPLRQRLETALAGEPALNDIGLAIVAARLNNLAPSSELERALQTPTFEALQQKADEAVFERRALAVEKERAIEENTLNNKVELARREKLLITEEAENSKSRAMARAEAQQVEANAEAARIRTIETANAESETAHIAVYRDLAPGVLLGLAAREMAGKLDNIEHLNITPDILAAVMREFGGKVEGAQNVALMPQPQENDPGPTVPKTRRSRKT is encoded by the coding sequence ATGGCACAGATACGTAACTTTGCATTTCTCGCGCAATTGCGCAGCGACGCCAGCCATTTTGTCATTCGCTACCGCAAAGGTTCAGTCCGGCAGAGCGGCAAGGGACTGGTCTTCTGGTTCCGTCCGGAAACGGCAAGTATAGCCGAACTGCCGATGGACGACCGCGAGATGACGATTTTTATCAAAGGTCGCAGCGCCGATTTTCAGGATGTGAACGTGCAAGGCGTACTCAACTGGCGCATTGCAGATCCCGAGAAAGTGGCGGAGCGAATCGATTTCACGATCAGCTTGGCCAACGGGCAATATATCCGGGACCCGATTGAACGGATCGAGACCCGGCTGGCGGGATTGGTCAATCAGGCCACCGTGCAATATCTCGCCGAAGCCACAGTCCGCGAATTGCTTGATGCCGGCGTGGAGCCCCTGCGGCAGAGGCTGGAGACGGCGCTGGCTGGCGAACCGGCGCTGAATGACATTGGCCTTGCGATCGTGGCGGCCCGGCTGAACAATCTGGCCCCGAGCAGCGAGCTGGAACGCGCCCTGCAGACACCGACATTCGAGGCCCTACAGCAAAAGGCGGATGAGGCCGTGTTTGAACGTCGCGCTCTGGCGGTCGAGAAAGAGCGCGCTATCGAGGAAAATACGCTCAACAACAAAGTCGAGCTCGCCCGTCGCGAAAAATTGCTGATCACCGAAGAAGCGGAAAACAGCAAGAGCCGGGCCATGGCTCGGGCAGAGGCGCAACAGGTCGAAGCCAATGCTGAGGCCGCACGGATCCGCACGATCGAGACGGCCAATGCGGAGAGTGAAACGGCGCATATCGCTGTCTATCGCGATCTGGCACCTGGCGTCCTGCTGGGTCTAGCCGCCCGGGAAATGGCCGGAAAGCTCGACAATATCGAACATCTCAACATCACGCCGGATATTCTGGCCGCGGTCATGCGGGAATTCGGCGGCAAGGTTGAGGGGGCACAGAATGTCGCACTCATGCCGCAGCCGCAGGAAAATGACCCCGGCCCGACGGTACCCAAAACCCGGCGCAGCAGAAAGACATGA
- a CDS encoding NAD(+)/NADH kinase — protein sequence MTSISPRAVFVTRETDYELLLSRHATHEQARFHLETRGQKISEVEHRHADFIDTLKQARAVVPPDWKQTLVRRSDLNRFLFAPDDVIIAVGQDGLIANVAKYLDGQTVFGVNAAPQLYDGVLVRLRVDQLSARLSAYLHQDIDVQRRTMVEAVLDGGERLFALNELFVGHRSHQSARYRIAQGDQQENQSSSGVIVASGTGATGWARSIMEATGAKLSILPEEAAIAYFVREPFPSISTGTSMRAAKLKHGSLEITSRMNEGGVVFADGIEQDFLSFDWGRKIDIQPSRRNLNLVAS from the coding sequence ATGACCTCGATTTCACCAAGAGCGGTCTTTGTCACCCGCGAAACCGACTATGAACTGTTGCTCTCGCGACATGCGACGCATGAGCAAGCCCGGTTTCATCTCGAAACGCGCGGACAGAAAATATCGGAAGTGGAACACAGGCATGCGGATTTTATCGACACGCTGAAACAGGCGCGCGCGGTTGTGCCTCCGGATTGGAAACAGACGCTTGTCCGGCGGAGCGACCTGAACCGGTTCCTCTTTGCTCCCGATGATGTGATTATCGCTGTCGGACAGGACGGGCTCATTGCCAATGTGGCCAAATATCTGGACGGGCAGACAGTCTTCGGCGTCAACGCTGCGCCACAACTCTATGATGGCGTTCTCGTGCGCCTGCGAGTGGACCAGCTGTCCGCCCGGTTGTCCGCCTATCTCCACCAGGATATTGACGTCCAGCGCCGAACCATGGTGGAGGCGGTGCTGGACGGCGGCGAAAGGCTTTTTGCGCTCAACGAACTATTTGTCGGCCATCGCAGCCACCAGTCTGCCCGCTACAGGATCGCACAAGGGGACCAGCAGGAAAACCAGAGTTCCAGCGGCGTCATTGTAGCCAGCGGTACCGGCGCAACGGGCTGGGCACGCTCGATCATGGAGGCGACCGGTGCAAAGCTTTCTATTCTCCCCGAAGAAGCCGCGATCGCCTATTTTGTCCGCGAACCCTTCCCCAGCATATCAACCGGAACCAGCATGCGCGCGGCTAAGCTGAAGCACGGGTCTCTGGAAATCACCTCGCGGATGAATGAAGGCGGCGTTGTCTTTGCCGATGGTATCGAGCAGGACTTTCTGAGCTTCGACTGGGGCCGCAAAATTGACATCCAGCCCTCCCGAAGAAATCTTAATCTCGTCGCCAGCTAG
- a CDS encoding anti-sigma factor encodes MTFDDETIIAYVDGECDAVTAKRIEKAMETDHILADRIARERALKSRLAAHYDPVAQEPVPDRLTALLTASMENNVDNSFAERKAGEDRKRAGRTGFGIAQWGAMAATLALGIVVGQFGLGQNAGPVAQQEGALIASGQLETALEKQLASVQGEDSRYRIGLTFRSRSDQICRSFDGEALAGIACKADGHWQLEDMLPGKATSGYRQASSSEINTRAAAMMADAPVDADGERQLMENGWK; translated from the coding sequence ATGACCTTTGATGACGAAACGATCATCGCCTATGTCGATGGCGAATGCGATGCGGTGACCGCCAAGCGGATCGAAAAGGCGATGGAAACGGATCATATACTGGCCGATCGCATCGCCAGAGAACGGGCCCTTAAAAGCCGGCTCGCCGCCCATTATGATCCCGTCGCGCAAGAGCCTGTGCCGGATCGCCTGACCGCGCTGCTGACCGCTTCGATGGAAAATAATGTCGATAACAGCTTTGCCGAGCGAAAAGCCGGGGAAGACCGGAAACGCGCCGGCCGAACTGGTTTCGGCATCGCGCAATGGGGCGCGATGGCCGCAACCCTGGCGCTGGGCATCGTGGTCGGCCAGTTCGGCCTCGGCCAGAATGCCGGTCCGGTTGCCCAGCAGGAGGGCGCGCTGATCGCCAGTGGCCAACTCGAAACCGCTCTGGAAAAGCAGCTTGCCTCGGTCCAGGGCGAAGACAGCCGCTATCGCATCGGTCTGACCTTCCGTTCAAGGTCGGATCAGATTTGCCGCAGCTTTGACGGCGAAGCGCTTGCTGGTATTGCCTGCAAGGCCGACGGCCACTGGCAGCTGGAGGACATGCTCCCCGGCAAGGCGACAAGCGGCTATCGGCAGGCTTCGAGCAGCGAAATCAACACCCGCGCCGCGGCGATGATGGCCGATGCTCCGGTGGATGCGGACGGCGAACGCCAATTGATGGAAAATGGCTGGAAATAG
- a CDS encoding RNA polymerase sigma factor has translation MAFEQDLLALLPQLRRFARSLTRNIDDADDLCQMALERALNKREQWQTGTRLDSWMYRITRNIWIDTVRAAGRREHVANDDDAMQNVAGDDHQRMEERMELSDVDRAMDLLPLDQREAIVLVLVEGFAYKEAAELLDIPIGTLTSRLVRGREALQRGLGEAA, from the coding sequence ATGGCATTTGAACAGGATCTGCTGGCATTGCTCCCGCAATTGCGGCGTTTCGCCCGCAGCCTAACGCGCAATATCGATGATGCAGATGATCTGTGTCAGATGGCCCTCGAACGGGCGCTGAACAAGCGCGAACAATGGCAAACGGGAACAAGACTGGATAGCTGGATGTACAGGATTACGAGAAATATCTGGATCGACACGGTCCGCGCGGCCGGGCGGCGGGAGCATGTCGCCAATGATGATGACGCGATGCAGAATGTTGCGGGCGACGATCACCAGCGCATGGAAGAGCGGATGGAACTTTCCGATGTCGACCGGGCGATGGACCTGTTACCGCTCGACCAGCGCGAAGCCATCGTGCTCGTCCTGGTCGAGGGCTTTGCCTATAAGGAGGCGGCAGAGTTGCTTGACATACCGATCGGCACCCTGACTTCGCGACTGGTTCGCGGACGAGAAGCGCTGCAACGCGGACTGGGAGAAGCGGCATGA
- a CDS encoding S8 family serine peptidase encodes MKAARYWLMILIVFVPAAAWAQLSLPGVGPGLGLPDRTVGEASSKIIDPITGSLEADLLDRLSRSELTALLDRLRMDRTNRLLRDNRAHVERDENGDPAVRGILVATDISEASVSKAVASGFTVFERGRIDGLDLNFVKFSTRKGESLKSEQKKLQKIAREAEISGDNIYFTSATPSSCGGCGALPAALLAGGAAKTATIGLIDGGVARHGLIKFPVEQRGFAKGAPLASAHGTAIASLISMSRKDSGTGLLAADIYGSDPAGGNATAIARALGWMATRKIPVVTISLVGPDNGLLRRAIRSAQGKGMLIVAAVGNDGPAAPPRFPAAYKGVLGVTGVDRRHKALPEAGIATPVDFAAPGADIMGASPDGKTVPLRGTSYAAPLVAARLAAHYPAPDIAAIEKAVSALIGEARDLGKKGADKVYGHGLVCENCADR; translated from the coding sequence ATGAAAGCAGCGCGATACTGGTTGATGATCCTGATCGTCTTCGTTCCGGCCGCGGCATGGGCCCAGCTATCGCTGCCCGGCGTCGGGCCGGGCCTTGGTCTCCCCGACCGGACTGTCGGAGAGGCAAGCAGCAAGATAATCGATCCAATCACCGGTTCGCTCGAAGCTGATCTGCTCGACCGGCTGAGCAGGTCGGAACTGACAGCATTGCTAGACCGCCTGCGCATGGACCGGACCAACCGGTTACTGCGAGACAATCGGGCGCATGTGGAGCGGGACGAAAATGGCGATCCCGCGGTGCGCGGCATATTGGTGGCAACCGACATCTCCGAAGCATCGGTCAGCAAGGCCGTGGCCAGTGGTTTCACCGTGTTCGAGCGCGGCCGGATCGACGGGCTGGACCTGAACTTCGTGAAATTTTCGACGCGCAAGGGCGAGAGCCTGAAGTCGGAGCAGAAGAAGCTTCAGAAAATCGCGCGTGAGGCAGAGATCAGCGGTGACAATATCTACTTCACCAGCGCCACTCCCTCGTCTTGCGGCGGTTGCGGTGCCCTGCCCGCTGCGTTGCTGGCCGGCGGTGCTGCAAAAACCGCGACCATCGGTCTGATTGACGGAGGCGTCGCCAGACATGGTCTGATAAAGTTCCCTGTCGAACAGCGCGGCTTTGCCAAGGGAGCGCCGCTAGCGAGCGCGCACGGCACGGCCATCGCGTCGCTGATTTCCATGAGCCGGAAAGACAGCGGGACCGGCCTGCTGGCGGCGGACATCTATGGCAGCGATCCGGCGGGCGGCAATGCAACCGCGATAGCACGTGCGCTCGGCTGGATGGCGACGCGGAAAATTCCTGTCGTTACCATCAGCCTCGTCGGGCCGGACAATGGTTTGCTCCGCCGCGCGATCCGCTCTGCCCAGGGCAAGGGCATGCTGATCGTGGCTGCCGTGGGCAATGACGGGCCGGCGGCCCCGCCGCGCTTTCCGGCCGCCTACAAGGGCGTGCTCGGCGTGACGGGCGTGGATCGCCGGCACAAGGCACTACCGGAAGCCGGGATTGCCACGCCGGTCGATTTCGCCGCCCCTGGCGCAGATATCATGGGCGCTTCTCCCGATGGCAAGACTGTGCCGTTGCGCGGCACATCCTACGCCGCCCCCCTGGTAGCAGCGCGTCTTGCCGCGCATTATCCTGCCCCCGATATAGCAGCGATCGAAAAGGCGGTGAGCGCGCTGATCGGCGAAGCCCGGGATCTTGGCAAAAAGGGCGCGGACAAGGTCTATGGCCATGGTCTGGTCTGCGAAAATTGCGCCGACCGATAA
- a CDS encoding PepSY-associated TM helix domain-containing protein, translating to MSAAIEPGTVKKSLSAHAAIGLIAGALLYIVSLTGTVAVFYQELQRVEQPNAPEMASITPEAVQRGVEAVLASEAGQPSTTHLYVHLPDKELPRTAVTTDMQAVYLAQDGSIAGPEEIAWSDFVVKLHYTLNLPVLVGITIVGILGVMMLALAVTGVVAHPRIFRDAFRLRARNDSGVGLADWHNRLSVWTLPFSVAIALTGALIGLASITAYAVAADDYQGDVEAVYGPIFGEEGEADPRPAPVPDVAAALEHMADAYPELNLTYAILHDPMTKGQHVQIVGEHDRRLIFGEYYAFSADGRFEHTAGLADGDWGQQAAASTYQLHFGTFGGLPVKLAYLLFGAALTAICATGTYIWLGKRRRRGIEEPRLRSAWNGVIIGTPLVLAITLLARFAFGNDFPFAIAFWIGLLVVVLGYAEMLKRKAAS from the coding sequence ATGAGCGCCGCCATCGAACCGGGGACGGTCAAAAAGTCTCTCTCCGCCCATGCAGCCATTGGTCTGATCGCCGGTGCGCTGCTTTATATTGTCTCGCTGACCGGCACGGTTGCGGTATTCTATCAGGAACTGCAACGGGTCGAGCAACCGAATGCACCGGAAATGGCGTCGATAACGCCCGAGGCGGTGCAGCGCGGTGTCGAGGCTGTTCTCGCCAGCGAGGCAGGCCAGCCGAGCACGACCCATCTTTATGTCCACCTTCCGGACAAGGAACTGCCGCGCACGGCGGTTACCACGGACATGCAGGCGGTCTATCTGGCGCAGGATGGCAGCATTGCCGGACCTGAAGAGATCGCCTGGTCGGATTTTGTCGTGAAGCTCCATTATACGCTCAATCTGCCCGTGCTGGTCGGGATCACCATCGTCGGCATATTGGGCGTAATGATGCTGGCGCTCGCGGTCACCGGCGTCGTTGCCCATCCGCGTATCTTTCGCGACGCCTTTCGCCTGCGTGCCCGCAACGACAGCGGCGTGGGGCTGGCCGACTGGCACAATCGCCTGAGCGTCTGGACCTTGCCTTTCTCCGTTGCGATCGCGCTGACTGGCGCGCTCATCGGACTGGCCAGCATTACCGCTTATGCTGTCGCCGCCGACGATTATCAGGGGGATGTCGAAGCGGTTTACGGGCCAATTTTTGGCGAGGAAGGCGAAGCCGATCCGCGGCCCGCGCCAGTCCCCGATGTAGCGGCTGCGCTCGAACATATGGCCGATGCCTATCCCGAACTGAACCTGACCTATGCCATTCTCCACGACCCGATGACCAAGGGCCAGCATGTCCAGATCGTCGGCGAGCATGACCGGCGGCTGATCTTCGGTGAATATTACGCGTTCAGCGCCGACGGCAGATTTGAACATACGGCCGGTCTGGCGGACGGTGACTGGGGACAGCAGGCCGCTGCCTCGACCTATCAGCTGCATTTCGGGACCTTCGGCGGACTGCCGGTGAAGCTTGCCTATCTATTGTTCGGCGCGGCGCTGACGGCAATCTGCGCCACCGGCACCTATATCTGGCTGGGCAAGCGCAGACGCAGAGGCATCGAGGAGCCCCGCCTCCGGAGTGCTTGGAACGGCGTCATTATCGGCACGCCTCTGGTTCTGGCGATAACGCTGCTGGCGCGGTTCGCCTTCGGCAATGACTTTCCTTTTGCTATCGCCTTCTGGATCGGCTTGCTGGTCGTGGTTCTGGGCTATGCGGAAATGTTGAAACGCAAAGCCGCCAGCTGA
- a CDS encoding TonB-dependent siderophore receptor: MRLLKSAILCASALAPLPALAASEDADAEQRTIIVTGAQEEGFTATKTDTPIIQTPQPITVIDDELFLAQGAISIGDTLNYVAGVTANPYGPDSRVDGAFVRGITALQFRDGMRDIYSFYASIRADPYNFDQVELVRGPASVLFGQGALGGIVNLVSKRPEFEASGEVSLRYGSFDRKEALVDLTGPLGDTVAARIVARVRDADTQTDYVPDDRVMVSPSITFKPSPDTDITFIGLYQEDDSGSTSQFLPLVGTILPNPNGQLPNSLFVGKPGWDRYDGRLLQGTALFEHRFGDTAKLNLKARYIDSDLEYFTHYPNNYSNPTNPFLDADQRIIGLYVDGSIARMEVFSTDNNVQFNFNTGSNIEHTLLAGVDFSFNSVYKTGGFGFEAIDIYDIDYASLSDYGGGLPTPTYVAEDVDQDQLGIYVQNQMRFFDRVSIVLGARRDWTSAQSMGGATREDAATTFRAGIIAELVEGVSPFFSYTESFEPIAGTASDGSAFIPKAGRQFEAGIKFHPADNILMTVTGYHIKESNRPVSDDSTTDPFDQVQIGSMTSKGVEFEGNVSLPGEFTVIANASYNEAEVDGTGHQLDNVPKFNASLWTTKGFALGNDTRLLLGGGVRHVGKQRSFGPAFPDGVLTPSYTLVDMLAEVTYANWSFALNATNLFDKRHYSACLARGDCFVGSERNIMGTVSYRF; encoded by the coding sequence ATGCGACTATTGAAATCTGCCATCCTGTGCGCGAGTGCGCTTGCTCCATTGCCGGCCTTGGCTGCCAGTGAAGACGCGGATGCCGAGCAACGGACAATCATCGTCACCGGAGCGCAGGAAGAAGGTTTTACTGCGACCAAGACCGACACGCCGATTATCCAGACGCCGCAACCGATAACGGTGATCGACGACGAGCTTTTCCTCGCCCAGGGCGCAATCAGCATCGGCGACACTCTCAACTATGTCGCCGGCGTAACAGCCAATCCCTACGGGCCGGACAGCCGGGTCGACGGTGCCTTCGTCCGGGGGATAACCGCGCTCCAGTTCCGCGACGGCATGCGCGACATTTACAGCTTTTATGCCAGTATTCGCGCCGATCCTTATAATTTTGACCAGGTTGAGCTGGTCCGTGGTCCGGCCTCGGTTCTGTTCGGCCAGGGTGCGCTCGGCGGGATCGTCAACCTTGTATCCAAGCGGCCCGAGTTCGAGGCGAGCGGCGAAGTGTCGCTGCGCTATGGCTCGTTTGATCGCAAGGAAGCGCTGGTTGACCTTACCGGTCCGCTCGGTGATACGGTTGCCGCCCGGATCGTGGCGCGCGTACGCGACGCCGACACCCAAACCGATTATGTGCCGGATGACCGCGTGATGGTCTCGCCCTCGATCACCTTCAAGCCGTCCCCCGATACCGATATAACGTTCATCGGCCTGTACCAGGAAGATGACAGCGGTTCGACTTCGCAATTCCTGCCGCTGGTCGGGACAATCCTCCCCAATCCCAACGGTCAGCTGCCGAACAGTCTGTTTGTCGGCAAGCCCGGCTGGGATCGCTATGACGGCCGCCTGTTGCAGGGGACCGCGCTGTTCGAACATCGCTTCGGCGACACCGCCAAGCTCAACCTCAAGGCGCGCTATATCGACAGCGATCTGGAGTATTTTACACATTATCCGAACAATTATTCCAATCCGACCAATCCTTTTCTCGACGCGGACCAGCGGATAATCGGCCTTTATGTCGACGGCAGCATCGCCCGCATGGAAGTCTTCTCGACCGACAATAATGTCCAGTTCAACTTCAACACCGGTTCGAATATCGAGCATACTCTGCTGGCCGGCGTCGATTTCAGCTTCAACTCGGTCTACAAGACCGGCGGCTTCGGTTTCGAGGCGATCGATATCTATGACATCGATTATGCATCGCTTTCCGATTACGGCGGCGGGCTTCCGACACCGACCTATGTCGCGGAGGATGTCGATCAGGACCAGCTCGGCATTTACGTGCAGAACCAGATGCGCTTCTTTGACCGCGTCTCCATCGTGCTCGGTGCCCGGCGCGACTGGACGAGCGCGCAGAGCATGGGCGGTGCCACCCGCGAGGATGCGGCCACGACCTTCCGCGCCGGCATCATCGCCGAACTGGTCGAAGGCGTCTCGCCTTTCTTCAGCTACACCGAGAGTTTCGAACCGATCGCCGGAACTGCCAGCGACGGGAGTGCCTTCATTCCCAAGGCGGGCCGCCAGTTCGAGGCGGGGATCAAGTTCCACCCGGCCGACAATATTCTGATGACCGTCACCGGCTATCATATCAAGGAAAGCAACCGGCCGGTTTCGGATGACAGTACGACCGATCCGTTCGACCAGGTCCAGATCGGGTCGATGACGTCAAAGGGTGTCGAATTCGAGGGCAATGTTTCCCTGCCCGGCGAATTCACCGTGATCGCAAACGCCAGCTATAACGAGGCGGAAGTGGACGGTACGGGGCACCAGCTCGACAATGTGCCGAAATTCAACGCCTCGCTCTGGACGACCAAGGGCTTCGCGCTGGGCAATGACACCAGGCTGCTGCTCGGCGGCGGTGTGCGCCATGTCGGCAAGCAGCGGTCGTTCGGACCGGCCTTTCCCGATGGCGTTCTGACACCCTCCTACACGCTGGTCGATATGCTGGCGGAAGTGACCTACGCCAACTGGAGCTTTGCGCTCAACGCCACCAACCTGTTCGACAAACGCCATTATTCGGCCTGTCTGGCGCGCGGCGATTGTTTCGTGGGCAGCGAACGCAATATCATGGGCACGGTAAGCTACCGTTTCTGA
- the hspQ gene encoding heat shock protein HspQ produces MNSTDPFKSGNPLPPNTPDILDARFAIGDVVRHRIFDFRGVIYDIDPVFANSEEWYEAIPKDLQPPRDQPFYHLFAENTDSSYVAYVSQQNLLADDSGEPVSHPDVARLFQATENGKYKLHQIHRH; encoded by the coding sequence ATGAACTCAACAGATCCATTCAAGTCCGGCAATCCCCTGCCGCCCAATACGCCCGACATTCTGGATGCGCGCTTTGCCATTGGCGATGTCGTGCGGCACCGGATCTTCGATTTCCGCGGCGTGATCTATGATATCGATCCGGTCTTCGCCAATAGCGAGGAATGGTACGAGGCGATTCCGAAGGATCTGCAGCCGCCGAGGGACCAGCCCTTCTATCATCTGTTCGCCGAGAACACCGACAGCAGCTATGTTGCCTATGTCAGTCAGCAGAATCTTTTGGCCGATGACAGCGGCGAACCGGTCAGCCATCCCGATGTCGCGCGACTGTTCCAGGCGACCGAAAACGGCAAGTACAAGTTGCATCAGATCCACCGGCACTAG
- a CDS encoding ABC transporter permease, with the protein MLDQPEKDQTTGSPVHAMQFAEPGAPIIRGVNWAGFLALYWKEVRRFVKVQLQTIWAPSITTLLFLIIFTVAMGRGDRTVLGVPFADFIAPGLICMGMLQNAFANSSFSMLVGKIQGTIIDYLTPPLSVGELLAALVASSMTRAILVGFAVWLAMFFWPGVNVGVSHWWAVIWFGLMGAAMLSLLGVLTSIWAEKFDHAAAVSNFVVAPLALLSGTFYSIDRLSPAFQAVSHVNPFFYAISGFRYGFLAEADSPVLLGALILLAINIGLTLLCYFLLKSGWKIKS; encoded by the coding sequence ATGCTCGACCAACCCGAAAAAGATCAGACGACCGGTTCACCGGTCCATGCGATGCAATTTGCCGAGCCCGGCGCGCCGATCATCCGCGGTGTCAACTGGGCCGGATTTCTGGCGCTCTACTGGAAAGAGGTCAGGCGCTTTGTCAAAGTCCAGCTGCAGACCATCTGGGCACCCTCGATCACGACCTTGTTGTTCCTGATCATCTTCACCGTTGCCATGGGCCGCGGCGATAGAACCGTATTGGGCGTGCCTTTCGCCGACTTTATCGCGCCCGGCCTGATCTGCATGGGCATGTTGCAAAATGCCTTTGCCAACAGCAGCTTCTCGATGTTGGTCGGCAAGATCCAGGGCACGATCATCGACTATCTGACGCCACCCCTCTCGGTCGGAGAATTGCTGGCGGCGCTTGTCGCTTCGTCGATGACGCGGGCCATATTGGTCGGCTTCGCGGTCTGGCTGGCGATGTTCTTCTGGCCGGGTGTCAATGTCGGGGTTTCCCACTGGTGGGCCGTCATCTGGTTTGGCCTGATGGGTGCCGCGATGCTTTCGCTACTGGGTGTGCTGACATCGATCTGGGCGGAAAAATTCGATCATGCTGCAGCGGTCAGCAATTTCGTGGTCGCGCCGCTGGCGCTGCTTTCGGGAACATTCTACTCGATCGACCGCCTGTCGCCGGCTTTTCAGGCCGTCAGCCATGTGAACCCCTTCTTCTACGCGATATCCGGCTTTCGCTATGGTTTTCTCGCCGAAGCGGATTCACCGGTACTGCTGGGCGCGCTGATCCTGCTGGCGATCAATATCGGACTGACGCTGCTCTGCTATTTCCTGTTGAAATCGGGCTGGAAGATCAAATCCTGA
- a CDS encoding GcrA family cell cycle regulator has translation MAWTDERIDSLKNMWEKGLTASQIAEELGGVSRNAVIGKAHRLGLKSRPSPVKAKPAAKKGAKPAPKPKKPPAKAGAVAKPKEEHVARRAMPPPTPAARTHAAQQARQPKHDGPKIVSVGPGGFLRQGPGDQQAPIPPAPPRRLVPAKPSEEIADKTSLLDLNDKICRWPINHPGEPDFHFCGEEVNPGFPYCVEHCGRAFQAQLPRGARRAPPPLPFGGPRVR, from the coding sequence ATGGCTTGGACAGACGAGCGTATCGATTCGCTGAAAAATATGTGGGAAAAAGGCCTGACTGCCAGCCAGATCGCGGAAGAACTGGGCGGCGTCAGCCGTAATGCCGTGATCGGCAAGGCGCACCGCCTTGGCCTGAAGTCGCGTCCTTCTCCGGTAAAAGCAAAGCCGGCAGCAAAAAAGGGCGCCAAACCCGCGCCCAAGCCGAAAAAACCGCCGGCAAAGGCCGGTGCGGTTGCCAAGCCGAAGGAAGAGCATGTGGCGCGTCGCGCCATGCCACCACCAACGCCGGCTGCCCGCACCCATGCCGCACAACAGGCCCGTCAGCCCAAGCATGACGGCCCGAAGATTGTTTCCGTCGGCCCCGGCGGCTTCCTGCGTCAGGGTCCCGGCGACCAGCAGGCGCCGATTCCACCGGCACCGCCGCGCCGTCTGGTTCCCGCCAAGCCGAGCGAGGAAATTGCCGACAAGACCAGCCTGCTCGACCTCAATGACAAGATCTGCCGCTGGCCGATCAATCATCCCGGCGAGCCGGACTTCCATTTCTGCGGCGAGGAAGTGAACCCCGGCTTCCCCTATTGCGTCGAACATTGCGGCCGCGCGTTCCAGGCGCAATTGCCGCGCGGTGCCCGTCGCGCACCACCGCCACTGCCGTTCGGCGGCCCGCGGGTTCGCTAG